A window of ANME-2 cluster archaeon genomic DNA:
GTGATTACAATAATATTGTTGATGCCCTGCTCGATTTTTTCCGCGCTTTATTATATCTTTCCCGGACTCTACAAAAAAATATTTGCATTCTGGATTCTGCCTTGTATATCGATTTTACTTCGAGGTCTAGCCATGTAACATCACAAAAATAATAATGGATATTATAGGAAATAAGTTATGCGGTCTATTCTAGGACACTACCAAAATTTTAGGAATTTCCAGCTCAGAACCAGCTGGAAAGCCCTTATCGGACTGTCAAATGAAAACAGCGGTAGTAACACTTGATGCCGGAAAAGAAGATGACGACATCAGGAATAAGTACGGGCTTGTTTCTCTCCGACAAGTGAGACTCTCCCGAATCGTACACGAAGCATTGGATCAAGGTATATCACTCACACAAGAAGACCTTGCATTCAAACTTCTGAATTGCAGCATCAGAACAGTCAGACGTGATATCAATGAACACATTCAATCATCAGTGAATCCATACCTGCCAAT
This region includes:
- a CDS encoding DUF1670 domain-containing protein, which encodes MLGISSSEPAGKPLSDCQMKTAVVTLDAGKEDDDIRNKYGLVSLRQVRLSRIVHEALDQGISLTQEDLAFKLLNCSIRTVRRDINEHIQSSVNPYLPISGTNTTPPYFLMNCSVHIIFHKFL